One Sanguibacter keddieii DSM 10542 genomic window carries:
- the lgt gene encoding prolipoprotein diacylglyceryl transferase, which translates to MSALLAQGAVYASIPSPSTGVWHLGPLPLRAYAFAILLGIFVAFWMTSKRWEARGGSVDDMYTIVYWAVPFGIIGGRIYHVFSSPAAYFGEGGDPLKAFAIWEGGLGIWGAIAFGAVGAYIGCRRTGVRFSSFADAVAPGLLVAQAIGRLGNWFNQELFGGPTTLPWGLEISPERIPAGFPAGTLFHPTFLYEMLWNLAAAALLVFLDRRFRLGRGRVFWLYVVFYTAGRLWIELLRIDPAEQVLGLRLNVWTSIIVGLVGVAAFVLQGRRHSGREDSVFVPGHEPAVVPAGAAAEDAPDVVTDHPTGHDESTDTADEGQDQPKM; encoded by the coding sequence GTGAGCGCGCTGCTCGCCCAGGGGGCCGTCTACGCGTCGATCCCCAGCCCGAGCACCGGGGTGTGGCACCTCGGCCCGCTGCCGCTGCGCGCCTACGCCTTCGCGATCCTCCTCGGGATCTTCGTCGCCTTCTGGATGACCAGCAAGCGCTGGGAGGCTCGCGGCGGCTCGGTCGACGACATGTACACGATCGTCTACTGGGCGGTGCCCTTCGGCATCATCGGTGGCCGGATCTACCACGTCTTCAGCTCGCCGGCCGCGTACTTCGGCGAGGGCGGAGACCCGCTCAAGGCCTTCGCGATCTGGGAGGGCGGCCTCGGCATCTGGGGCGCGATCGCCTTCGGCGCCGTCGGCGCCTACATCGGGTGCCGCCGCACCGGCGTGAGGTTCTCGTCCTTCGCGGACGCCGTCGCCCCGGGCCTGCTCGTCGCCCAGGCGATCGGGCGGCTGGGGAACTGGTTCAACCAGGAGCTCTTCGGCGGGCCGACCACGCTCCCGTGGGGCCTCGAGATCAGCCCGGAGCGCATCCCCGCGGGCTTCCCGGCCGGCACGCTGTTCCACCCGACCTTCCTCTACGAGATGCTGTGGAACCTCGCCGCCGCAGCCCTGCTCGTGTTCCTGGACAGGCGGTTCAGGCTCGGTCGCGGGCGCGTATTCTGGTTGTACGTCGTCTTCTACACGGCCGGTCGCCTCTGGATCGAGCTCCTGCGGATCGACCCTGCGGAGCAGGTGCTGGGGCTTCGCCTCAACGTCTGGACCTCGATCATCGTCGGGCTCGTCGGTGTGGCAGCCTTCGTGCTGCAGGGCCGCCGGCACTCCGGCCGCGAGGACTCGGTCTTCGTGCCGGGCCACGAGCCCGCGGTCGTGCCAGCCGGCGCGGCAGCAGAAGACGCACCAGACGTCGTGACCGACCACCCCACCGGTCACGACGAGTCGACGGACACCGCCGACGAAGGTCAAGACCAGCCCAAGATGTGA
- the trpA gene encoding tryptophan synthase subunit alpha, protein MSATARRIDDLKAEGRAALVGYLPTGFPTVDQSIEAARALVEAGADVIELGIPYSDPVMDGPTIQEAVDHALRSGARVRDVFRVVEAVADLGAPVLVMTYFNPVLRYGVDAFARDLAAAGGAGLITPDLVPDEAAEWIEAADSRDLDKVFLVAPSSTPERLAMTSAASRGFVYAASTMGVTGERATVGARAEELVAATRAAGAERVCVGLGVSRPEQAAEVGRYADGVIVGSAFVKPLLGDAPFADRLTQMQSVVSGIAAGVRSARTGAVSS, encoded by the coding sequence GTGAGCGCGACAGCACGACGGATCGACGACCTCAAGGCCGAGGGGCGGGCGGCCCTCGTCGGCTACCTGCCTACCGGGTTCCCCACGGTCGACCAGTCGATCGAGGCCGCACGGGCGCTCGTCGAGGCCGGCGCGGACGTCATCGAGCTCGGCATCCCGTACAGCGACCCGGTGATGGACGGGCCCACCATCCAGGAGGCCGTCGACCACGCCCTCCGCTCGGGTGCGCGGGTCCGCGACGTGTTCCGCGTCGTCGAGGCCGTCGCCGACCTCGGCGCGCCGGTGCTGGTCATGACGTACTTCAACCCGGTCCTGCGGTACGGCGTCGACGCCTTCGCCCGCGACCTCGCGGCCGCCGGCGGTGCGGGTCTCATCACGCCGGACCTCGTCCCCGACGAGGCTGCCGAGTGGATCGAGGCGGCGGACTCCCGCGACCTCGACAAGGTGTTCCTCGTGGCGCCGAGCTCGACCCCCGAGCGTCTCGCGATGACCTCCGCAGCCTCCCGCGGTTTTGTCTACGCCGCGTCGACCATGGGTGTCACCGGAGAGCGTGCCACGGTCGGCGCGCGGGCCGAGGAGCTCGTCGCCGCGACCCGGGCGGCGGGCGCAGAGCGCGTCTGCGTCGGCCTCGGTGTGTCGCGGCCCGAGCAGGCCGCGGAGGTGGGCCGGTACGCCGACGGCGTCATCGTCGGCTCGGCCTTCGTCAAGCCCCTGCTGGGGGACGCGCCGTTCGCGGACCGCCTCACGCAGATGCAGTCGGTGGTGTCCGGCATCGCCGCGGGCGTCCGCTCGGCACGGACCGGGGCGGTGTCCTCGTGA
- the trpB gene encoding tryptophan synthase subunit beta, with protein MPESLQNLSGPYFGEFGGRYVPEALIAALDELDVAYQAAVADPVFQSQLAELHRSYSGRPSIITEVPRFAEHAGGARVILKREDLNHTGSHKINNVLGQALLTKRIGKKRVIAETGAGQHGVATATAAALFDLECVVYMGEEDTQRQALNVARMRLLGAEVIPVTTGSRTLKDAINEALRDWVTNVDSTNYVFGTAAGPHPFPAMVRDFQRIIGVEARQQVLDLVGRLPDVVAACVGGGSNAIGIFDAFLDDESVRLVGLEAGGDGVETGRHASSITGGATGVLHGARSYLLQDEDGQTKDSHSISAGLDYPGVGPQHSYLSSIGRAEYQPVTDTEAMEALRLLCRTEGIIPAIESAHALAGAMRLGREAAEQGRTDEVILVNLSGRGDKDVATAARWFELVDADADLGAEGADA; from the coding sequence GTGCCCGAGTCCCTGCAGAACCTGTCCGGCCCGTACTTCGGCGAGTTCGGCGGCCGGTACGTCCCCGAGGCGCTGATCGCCGCCCTCGACGAGCTCGACGTGGCGTACCAGGCGGCGGTCGCCGACCCGGTGTTCCAGTCGCAGCTCGCCGAGCTGCACCGGTCCTACAGCGGTCGACCGAGCATCATCACGGAGGTGCCGCGCTTCGCCGAGCACGCCGGGGGTGCCCGCGTGATCCTCAAGCGCGAGGACCTCAACCACACCGGGTCGCACAAGATCAACAACGTGCTCGGCCAGGCGCTGCTCACCAAGCGCATCGGCAAGAAGCGCGTCATCGCGGAGACCGGCGCCGGTCAGCACGGTGTCGCCACGGCGACGGCGGCAGCCCTGTTCGACCTCGAGTGCGTCGTGTACATGGGCGAGGAGGACACGCAGCGCCAGGCGCTCAACGTCGCCCGGATGCGTCTGCTCGGCGCCGAGGTCATCCCGGTGACCACCGGGTCGCGCACGCTCAAGGACGCGATCAACGAGGCTCTCCGCGACTGGGTCACCAACGTCGACTCGACCAACTACGTCTTCGGCACGGCCGCGGGCCCCCACCCGTTCCCCGCGATGGTGCGCGACTTCCAGCGGATCATCGGCGTCGAGGCGCGCCAGCAGGTCCTCGACCTGGTCGGCCGGCTGCCCGACGTCGTCGCAGCGTGCGTCGGCGGAGGCTCCAACGCGATCGGCATCTTCGACGCCTTCCTCGACGACGAGTCGGTCCGGCTCGTCGGCCTCGAGGCCGGCGGTGACGGTGTCGAGACCGGGCGTCACGCCTCGAGCATCACGGGAGGCGCCACCGGCGTGCTGCACGGCGCGCGCTCGTACCTGCTGCAGGACGAGGACGGCCAGACCAAGGACAGCCACTCGATCTCGGCGGGTCTGGACTACCCGGGCGTCGGCCCCCAGCACTCGTACCTGTCGAGCATCGGTCGCGCCGAGTACCAGCCGGTGACCGACACCGAGGCCATGGAGGCCCTGCGCCTGCTGTGCCGTACCGAGGGCATCATCCCGGCCATCGAGTCGGCGCACGCCCTCGCCGGTGCGATGCGCCTGGGCCGCGAGGCCGCGGAGCAGGGGCGCACCGACGAGGTCATCCTGGTGAACCTCTCGGGGCGCGGGGACAAGGACGTCGCGACCGCGGCGCGCTGGTTCGAGCTGGTCGACGCGGACGCCGACCTCGGTGCAGAAGGAGCAGACGCGTGA
- the trpC gene encoding indole-3-glycerol phosphate synthase TrpC — protein sequence MTVLDDIIAGVREDLAVREAATPLSVLKEKAQRQTNALECVSRLSGEDAVAVIAEVKRSSPSKGALASIDDPAALAREYEKGGASVISVLTEQRRFGGSLDDLRAVRAAVDIPVLRKDFVVTPYQVWEARAWGADLVLLIVAALEQTVLESLLDRVHSLGMTALVEVHTVDEVTRAVDAGARLVGVNARNLKTLEVDRTTFARLAPAVPEGIVRIAESGVRGPHDVMDYARSGAHAVLVGEALVTGESPRSSVADLVAAGSHPSLRAVRH from the coding sequence ATGACGGTGCTCGACGACATCATCGCCGGGGTGCGTGAAGACCTCGCGGTGCGCGAGGCGGCCACGCCGCTCTCGGTGCTCAAGGAGAAGGCCCAGCGCCAGACGAACGCCCTCGAGTGCGTCAGCCGCCTCAGCGGCGAGGACGCCGTGGCCGTGATCGCCGAGGTGAAGCGCTCGAGCCCGAGCAAGGGTGCGCTCGCCTCGATCGACGACCCTGCGGCGCTCGCCCGCGAGTACGAGAAGGGCGGCGCGTCCGTCATCTCGGTGCTCACCGAGCAGCGGCGCTTCGGCGGCAGCCTGGACGACCTGCGCGCGGTCCGCGCGGCGGTCGACATCCCCGTGCTCCGCAAGGACTTCGTGGTCACGCCCTACCAGGTGTGGGAGGCCCGCGCCTGGGGCGCCGACCTCGTGCTGCTCATCGTCGCGGCCCTCGAGCAGACCGTGCTCGAGTCGCTCCTCGACCGCGTGCACTCGCTCGGCATGACGGCCCTCGTCGAGGTGCACACCGTCGACGAGGTGACCCGCGCGGTCGACGCCGGGGCGCGCCTCGTCGGCGTCAACGCCCGCAACCTCAAGACCCTCGAGGTCGACCGCACGACCTTCGCGCGTCTCGCCCCGGCGGTCCCCGAGGGGATCGTGCGGATCGCCGAGTCGGGTGTCCGCGGCCCCCACGACGTCATGGACTACGCCCGCTCCGGCGCGCACGCCGTGCTCGTCGGCGAGGCGCTCGTGACGGGGGAGTCCCCGCGCTCCTCGGTCGCCGACCTGGTCGCCGCCGGGTCCCACCCCTCGCTCCGGGCAGTCCGCCACTAG
- a CDS encoding HGxxPAAW family protein encodes MADSSVKVDDTYLPPSSPPTNHGHTTAAWFTTIVVVLGSTVAGVAVCFALVWLAIVGGVIVLAGLAGGKMLSVAGYGQPAAAGRGASRA; translated from the coding sequence ATGGCTGACAGCTCTGTCAAGGTCGACGACACCTACCTCCCGCCCTCCTCGCCCCCCACCAACCACGGTCACACGACCGCGGCGTGGTTCACCACGATCGTCGTGGTGCTCGGCTCCACGGTCGCCGGCGTCGCGGTGTGCTTCGCGCTCGTGTGGCTCGCGATCGTCGGCGGGGTCATCGTCCTGGCGGGTCTCGCCGGGGGCAAGATGCTCTCGGTAGCCGGCTACGGCCAGCCCGCCGCTGCAGGTCGGGGCGCCTCGCGCGCCTGA
- a CDS encoding Trp biosynthesis-associated membrane protein, which produces MSGARSTVPRRTFVLTLLLLGGLGVLTAVPTWLTTTAATALETSLDVTVSGTTAAPGVSAAALVVVAAALSLGLVGRVARWVSLAVVALGGLVIAGSALAFVRSPDAAARSGVAEVTGVARPASEIDLSVAPYLTVAVGVAVVAVAVWAVAARVDWSQRSRRYDAPAAGVSGVVAAGGAAVPGAGAQVAPGREPVDQGPAGPPAAASGPDAVQGATRPTDVSKTTEADDPLDERDAWDSLTHGDDPT; this is translated from the coding sequence GTGAGCGGGGCACGCTCGACGGTGCCCCGTCGCACCTTCGTCCTCACGCTGCTGCTGCTCGGCGGGCTCGGCGTGCTCACCGCCGTCCCGACCTGGTTGACGACCACCGCGGCGACGGCGCTCGAGACCTCGCTCGACGTGACCGTCTCGGGCACCACCGCCGCACCCGGCGTCAGCGCGGCGGCGCTCGTCGTCGTCGCGGCGGCCCTCTCCCTCGGGCTCGTCGGCCGTGTCGCACGGTGGGTCTCCCTGGCCGTGGTCGCGCTCGGCGGCCTCGTCATCGCCGGGTCGGCGCTGGCCTTCGTCCGGTCGCCCGACGCCGCAGCCCGGTCCGGCGTGGCCGAGGTGACCGGTGTGGCCCGGCCCGCGTCCGAGATCGACCTGTCGGTCGCCCCGTACCTCACGGTAGCGGTCGGCGTGGCCGTGGTCGCGGTCGCCGTGTGGGCCGTCGCGGCGCGTGTCGACTGGTCGCAGCGGTCGCGCCGCTACGACGCACCCGCCGCCGGTGTCTCCGGCGTCGTTGCCGCTGGCGGAGCAGCCGTTCCCGGTGCGGGCGCGCAGGTCGCTCCGGGCCGAGAGCCCGTGGACCAGGGTCCCGCAGGCCCGCCTGCGGCCGCCTCTGGTCCGGACGCGGTCCAGGGTGCGACGCGCCCGACCGACGTCTCAAAGACCACGGAGGCAGACGACCCGCTCGACGAGCGTGACGCCTGGGACTCGCTCACCCACGGCGACGACCCGACCTGA
- a CDS encoding anthranilate synthase component I yields MTTSPAPVSTPRSVGSLPWGQTWPALPGFRELATDRRVVPVVRRLLADDLTPVALYRRLAQGRPGTFIMESAEIGGGWSRYSFVGVRSRATLTVADDQAVWRGDVPAGVPESGEPLEVLEATLRVLHTEAIDGLPPLTGGLVGALGWDVVRRWEPTLPKTSPDELGVPEMTLCLASDLAVVDHVDGSVWLIANAINFDASDERVDEAYADAVARLDTMEAGLVTPPTPEDAAGVRRVLIDAPEPELEFRTSRPDFEASVLAGQEAIRDGEVFQVVLSQRLDLECTADPLDVYRVLRTINPSPYMYYFQLVDADGTDFAVVGSSPETLAKVADRRVVTFPIAGSRPRGATPEDDTRHAEELLVDPKECAEHIMLVDLSRNDLAKVCEPTSVEVVEFMAIKRFSHIMHMSSTVVGSLRPETTALDVLTATFPAGTLSGAPKTRAIALIDEIEPAGRGIYGGTVGYLGFDGTMDMAIAIRTALIRGGRASVQAGGGIVADSDPALEYEESRNKAAAAVRAVQVASRLRARP; encoded by the coding sequence ATGACCACGTCACCCGCCCCCGTGAGCACACCCCGGTCCGTCGGGTCGCTGCCCTGGGGCCAGACGTGGCCCGCGCTGCCCGGCTTCCGCGAGCTCGCGACCGACCGCCGGGTCGTCCCGGTGGTCCGTCGCCTGCTCGCCGACGACCTCACCCCGGTCGCCCTCTACCGACGTCTCGCCCAGGGGCGACCCGGCACCTTCATCATGGAGTCCGCCGAGATCGGCGGGGGCTGGTCCCGGTACTCCTTCGTCGGGGTGCGGTCGCGGGCGACGCTGACCGTCGCCGACGACCAGGCCGTCTGGCGCGGCGACGTGCCCGCCGGAGTCCCGGAGTCGGGGGAGCCCCTCGAGGTCCTCGAGGCCACCCTGCGCGTGCTGCACACCGAGGCGATCGACGGGCTGCCCCCGCTCACCGGCGGATTGGTCGGCGCGCTCGGCTGGGACGTGGTCCGCCGCTGGGAGCCGACCCTCCCCAAGACCTCGCCGGACGAGCTCGGCGTCCCGGAGATGACGCTGTGCCTGGCGTCCGACCTCGCGGTCGTCGACCACGTCGACGGCTCCGTGTGGCTCATCGCCAACGCCATCAACTTCGACGCCAGCGACGAGCGGGTCGACGAGGCGTACGCCGACGCGGTCGCCCGGCTCGACACGATGGAGGCCGGCCTCGTCACGCCGCCCACCCCCGAGGACGCTGCCGGTGTCCGACGGGTCCTCATCGACGCGCCCGAGCCGGAGCTGGAGTTCCGCACCTCGCGCCCGGACTTCGAGGCGTCCGTGCTCGCAGGGCAGGAGGCGATCCGGGACGGCGAGGTCTTCCAGGTGGTGCTCTCGCAGCGCCTCGACCTCGAGTGCACCGCGGACCCGCTCGACGTGTACCGGGTGCTGCGCACCATCAACCCCAGCCCGTACATGTACTACTTCCAGCTGGTCGACGCCGACGGCACGGACTTCGCGGTCGTCGGGTCGAGCCCCGAGACGCTCGCGAAGGTCGCCGACCGCCGGGTGGTCACCTTCCCGATCGCCGGCTCGCGGCCGCGCGGCGCCACGCCGGAGGACGACACGCGCCACGCCGAGGAGCTGCTCGTCGACCCCAAGGAGTGCGCCGAGCACATCATGCTCGTCGACCTCTCGCGCAACGACCTCGCCAAGGTGTGCGAGCCGACGAGCGTCGAGGTGGTCGAGTTCATGGCCATCAAGCGGTTCAGCCACATCATGCACATGAGCTCGACCGTGGTCGGCTCGCTGCGCCCGGAGACCACGGCGCTCGACGTGCTCACCGCGACCTTCCCGGCGGGGACGCTCTCGGGTGCACCCAAGACCCGGGCGATCGCCCTCATCGACGAGATCGAGCCGGCCGGGCGCGGCATCTACGGCGGCACGGTCGGCTACCTCGGCTTCGACGGGACGATGGACATGGCGATCGCCATCCGCACCGCGCTCATCCGCGGCGGGCGTGCGAGCGTCCAGGCGGGCGGCGGCATCGTCGCGGACTCCGACCCGGCGCTCGAGTACGAGGAGTCGCGGAACAAGGCCGCCGCGGCCGTCCGCGCTGTGCAGGTCGCCAGCCGTCTGCGGGCCCGCCCGTGA
- the hisI gene encoding phosphoribosyl-AMP cyclohydrolase, whose translation MPVSSLDPAVATLLKRDPDGLVAAIVQQHDSREVLMLGWMDDEALSRTLTEGRVTFWSRSRQEYWRKGDTSGHVQWVRSVSVDCDGDALLVEVDQVGAACHTGERTCFITGGDLGAVVTHDRPAEPSSKETTA comes from the coding sequence GTGCCCGTCAGCTCCCTCGACCCCGCGGTCGCCACGCTCCTCAAGCGTGACCCCGACGGCCTGGTCGCCGCGATCGTGCAGCAGCACGACTCGCGCGAGGTGCTCATGCTCGGGTGGATGGACGACGAGGCGCTCTCCCGCACCCTCACCGAGGGCAGGGTGACCTTCTGGTCGAGGTCCCGCCAGGAGTACTGGCGCAAGGGAGACACCTCCGGCCACGTCCAGTGGGTCCGCTCCGTCTCGGTCGACTGCGACGGCGACGCGCTGCTCGTCGAGGTCGACCAGGTGGGCGCCGCCTGCCACACCGGAGAGCGCACCTGCTTCATCACCGGCGGCGACCTCGGCGCCGTCGTCACCCACGACCGCCCAGCAGAGCCCAGCAGCAAGGAGACCACGGCATGA
- a CDS encoding ABC transporter ATP-binding protein translates to MSADRTTGTSPADQEKATHSSIASASELGVFATLRRGVQVSPEILVGWKLTFLLAVFAAAGRIVVPLAVQQTVDTGIMAPGGVDTQRVAWLVSAAAVVLVLAGTCSALVNVRLFTSTETGLASLRVKAFRHVHDLSVLSQNTERRGSLVSRVTSDVDTISLFVQWGGIMLLVSMLQILAATGLMLTYSWQLTVVVWVCFIPLFFVLRPAQKKVNQAYTAVRAKVGAMLGAISEAVVGAETIRAYGVGRRTQRRIDASVDDHRQSAIRAQKLVAVVFSSGVMVANIVLSAVVIAGTYLGVGGGLSVGQLLAFLFLVQLFTGPVQMATEILNELQNAVAGWRRVLAVLETPVMVADPGEDGVHSPRGAAAVEFRGVTFAYPGGATVLHDVHLALPPRTKVAVVGATGSGKTTIAKLATRLMDPTEGTVLLDGTDVRTIRAASLRQRIVMVPQEGFLFDGTLADNIAYGHRPELDDPDAPFSHDHLQPGRSAGRVRDPRLAADLERAVTDLGLADWVADLPQGLDTSVGQRGESLSAGERQLVAIARAYLAQADLLVLDEATSAVDPATEVRIARALDSLTHGRSTITIAHRLSTAEAADLVVVVDAGRVAQVGPHAELVQADGQYARMHEAWVSQVR, encoded by the coding sequence GTGAGCGCCGACCGCACGACCGGCACGTCTCCCGCAGACCAGGAGAAGGCCACGCACAGCTCGATCGCCTCGGCGAGCGAGCTCGGGGTCTTCGCGACCCTGCGACGCGGCGTCCAGGTCTCGCCCGAGATCCTCGTCGGGTGGAAGCTCACCTTCCTGCTGGCCGTCTTCGCGGCGGCCGGCCGCATCGTCGTCCCGCTCGCGGTGCAGCAGACCGTCGACACCGGGATCATGGCGCCCGGCGGCGTCGACACCCAGCGTGTCGCGTGGCTGGTGAGCGCGGCCGCCGTCGTGCTCGTCCTCGCCGGCACCTGCTCGGCCCTGGTCAACGTCCGGCTGTTCACGAGCACGGAGACGGGCCTCGCGTCACTGCGCGTCAAGGCCTTCCGGCACGTGCACGACCTCTCGGTGCTGTCCCAGAACACCGAGCGCCGCGGGTCCCTCGTCTCGCGGGTGACCTCCGACGTCGACACCATCTCGCTGTTCGTGCAGTGGGGCGGGATCATGCTCCTCGTCTCGATGCTCCAGATCCTCGCGGCCACCGGGCTCATGCTCACCTACTCGTGGCAGCTGACCGTCGTCGTCTGGGTCTGCTTCATCCCGCTGTTCTTCGTGCTGCGCCCCGCGCAGAAGAAGGTCAACCAGGCCTACACCGCGGTGCGCGCGAAGGTCGGCGCCATGCTCGGGGCGATCTCCGAGGCCGTGGTCGGCGCCGAGACCATCCGCGCCTACGGCGTGGGCCGCCGGACGCAGCGCCGGATCGACGCGTCGGTCGACGACCACCGCCAGTCCGCCATCCGCGCGCAGAAGCTCGTCGCCGTCGTGTTCTCGAGCGGCGTGATGGTGGCCAACATCGTGCTGAGCGCCGTCGTGATCGCCGGTACGTACCTCGGTGTGGGCGGCGGGCTGTCCGTCGGACAGCTGCTCGCCTTCCTGTTCCTCGTCCAGCTCTTCACCGGCCCGGTCCAGATGGCCACCGAGATCCTCAACGAGCTCCAGAACGCCGTCGCCGGGTGGCGGCGCGTGCTGGCTGTCCTCGAGACGCCCGTCATGGTCGCCGACCCGGGGGAGGACGGCGTGCACAGCCCGCGCGGAGCGGCCGCGGTCGAGTTCCGGGGCGTCACCTTCGCCTACCCGGGTGGCGCGACCGTCCTCCACGACGTGCACCTCGCGCTCCCGCCGCGCACCAAGGTCGCTGTGGTCGGAGCGACGGGCTCGGGCAAGACGACGATCGCCAAGCTCGCGACCCGGCTCATGGACCCGACCGAGGGCACCGTGCTGCTCGACGGCACCGACGTCCGGACCATCCGGGCCGCCAGCCTGCGGCAGCGGATCGTCATGGTCCCCCAGGAGGGTTTCCTCTTCGACGGGACCCTCGCGGACAACATCGCCTACGGCCACCGACCCGAGCTCGACGACCCGGACGCCCCGTTCTCGCACGACCACCTGCAGCCCGGACGGTCGGCCGGACGGGTCCGCGACCCGCGCCTCGCCGCGGACCTCGAGCGAGCCGTCACCGACCTGGGTCTCGCCGACTGGGTCGCCGACCTCCCGCAGGGTCTCGACACCTCCGTGGGGCAGCGCGGGGAGTCGCTCTCGGCCGGAGAGCGTCAGCTCGTCGCGATCGCGCGCGCCTATCTCGCCCAGGCCGACCTGCTGGTCCTCGACGAGGCCACGAGCGCGGTCGACCCGGCGACCGAGGTACGCATCGCCCGCGCCCTCGACTCGCTCACGCACGGCCGCAGCACCATCACCATCGCGCACCGGCTCTCGACCGCCGAGGCGGCCGACCTCGTCGTGGTGGTCGACGCCGGGCGGGTGGCCCAGGTGGGGCCGCACGCCGAGCTCGTCCAGGCCGACGGCCAGTACGCCCGCATGCACGAGGCGTGGGTCTCGCAGGTCCGCTGA
- a CDS encoding ABC transporter ATP-binding protein, giving the protein MTSHALTGSRSRRSAVLIGRGLRTEPAVYFWAIGASAVFGGLTVAVSQVLGWVTDEMVVPALDGSSAAGRAWIGGLLLAAVGLGLALSVAARRIFAGVGLSNLQAHHRRAVTRRYLELPMSWHRAHPTGQLLSNVSSDVEAATGVFTPLPFALGVCVMILIAAVALLSLDVWLAVAALVVLPLAVLVNLVFQKYMSPAITRAQQLRAEVADVAHESFEAALLVKALGTEDREEARFAEKAAALRAANIRVGKVRAAFDPIIEFLPSVGTLLVLLVGTSRVSGGYVETGQVVSAAYLLTMMSVPVRAFGWVLGEIPRGLVGHDRIAQVLDAPGALSVGTRTRPPRSGDGSAGLQVRLEGVGVRVHGAAGGVQILEGVDLEVEPGETLAVVGPTGAGKTTLVSLLSRLSDPTSGHVLLDGVDARELTAEAVTGAVAFVSQSTFIFEDTIRGNITLADVGDQGSFTDDEVWAALELARVADVVRALPGGLDSPLGERGANLSGGQRQRVAIARALVRQPSLLVLDDATSAVDPEVERAILAGLRAGSGTTVVMVAYRMSSVALADRVVHLESGRVVDVGTAAELLERDAGFQDLALAYQREATRREDEA; this is encoded by the coding sequence GTGACCTCGCACGCCCTCACGGGTTCACGTTCGCGCCGTTCTGCCGTCCTCATCGGCCGAGGACTGCGGACGGAACCTGCTGTCTACTTCTGGGCCATCGGTGCCTCCGCCGTCTTCGGCGGTCTCACCGTGGCCGTCAGCCAGGTCCTCGGCTGGGTCACCGACGAGATGGTCGTACCGGCCCTCGACGGCTCGAGCGCCGCCGGACGCGCCTGGATCGGCGGGCTGCTCCTGGCGGCCGTCGGCCTCGGCCTCGCCCTCAGCGTCGCCGCGCGACGCATCTTCGCGGGCGTCGGGCTGTCAAACCTGCAGGCCCACCACCGGCGTGCCGTGACCCGCCGGTACCTCGAGCTGCCCATGTCGTGGCACCGCGCGCACCCGACCGGTCAGCTGCTGTCCAACGTCAGCTCGGACGTCGAGGCCGCCACCGGCGTGTTCACCCCGCTGCCCTTCGCGCTCGGCGTGTGCGTGATGATCCTCATCGCCGCGGTCGCCCTCCTGAGCCTCGACGTCTGGCTCGCCGTGGCGGCGCTCGTCGTGCTCCCGCTCGCCGTGCTGGTCAACCTCGTGTTCCAGAAGTACATGTCCCCGGCGATCACCCGGGCGCAGCAGCTGCGCGCCGAGGTCGCCGACGTCGCCCACGAGAGCTTCGAGGCCGCCCTGCTCGTCAAGGCCCTCGGCACCGAGGACCGCGAGGAGGCACGCTTCGCCGAGAAGGCCGCAGCGCTGCGGGCCGCCAACATCCGCGTCGGGAAGGTCCGTGCGGCCTTCGACCCGATCATCGAGTTCCTGCCCTCGGTCGGCACGCTCCTCGTCCTGCTCGTGGGCACCTCCCGGGTGTCGGGCGGCTACGTCGAGACCGGTCAGGTGGTCTCCGCTGCCTACCTGCTGACGATGATGTCGGTCCCGGTCCGCGCCTTCGGCTGGGTCCTGGGCGAGATCCCGCGCGGCCTCGTCGGCCACGACCGCATCGCGCAGGTGCTCGACGCCCCGGGCGCGCTCTCGGTCGGGACCCGCACACGACCCCCGCGGTCGGGCGACGGCTCCGCAGGGCTGCAGGTGCGGCTCGAGGGTGTCGGCGTGCGGGTGCACGGCGCCGCCGGCGGCGTGCAGATCCTCGAGGGTGTCGACCTCGAGGTCGAGCCGGGGGAGACCCTCGCGGTCGTCGGCCCGACCGGTGCGGGCAAGACGACGCTGGTCTCGCTGCTCAGCAGGCTCTCCGACCCGACGAGCGGCCACGTGCTGCTCGACGGTGTCGACGCCCGCGAGCTGACCGCCGAGGCCGTCACCGGCGCGGTGGCCTTCGTCTCGCAGTCGACCTTCATCTTCGAGGACACGATCCGCGGGAACATCACGCTCGCCGACGTCGGCGACCAGGGCTCGTTCACCGACGACGAGGTCTGGGCTGCGCTCGAGCTCGCCCGGGTCGCGGACGTGGTCCGCGCCCTGCCGGGCGGCCTGGACTCCCCGCTCGGCGAGCGCGGGGCCAACCTCTCGGGCGGGCAGCGCCAGCGCGTGGCCATCGCGCGCGCACTGGTGCGCCAGCCGAGCCTGCTGGTCCTCGACGACGCCACCTCGGCGGTCGACCCCGAGGTCGAGCGCGCCATCCTCGCCGGCCTGCGCGCCGGGTCGGGGACCACCGTGGTCATGGTCGCCTACCGCATGTCGAGCGTCGCGCTCGCCGACCGCGTGGTGCACCTCGAGTCCGGCCGCGTGGTCGACGTCGGGACCGCGGCCGAGCTGCTCGAGCGCGACGCAGGATTCCAGGACCTCGCCCTCGCCTACCAGCGTGAGGCCACCCGACGAGAGGACGAGGCGTGA